Proteins co-encoded in one Arachis hypogaea cultivar Tifrunner chromosome 13, arahy.Tifrunner.gnm2.J5K5, whole genome shotgun sequence genomic window:
- the LOC112733388 gene encoding L-type lectin-domain containing receptor kinase IX.1-like, with protein sequence MAVSSILFLYVVIFPYYASSLTFNFTSFDSNNNNTLRYEAWAEAEEETIQLIGKAHLNNSIGRAVYYKPMHLWDKASRNLTHFTTHFSFIIDSQNRTNYADGLAFFLRPNGSTVPSATAGRTLGLTVDNQDTFNITADPFVAVEFDIFKNYFDPPNEHVGIDVNSLRSVANTTWFSKANIRGGKVNEAWISYNATSMNLSVVFTGFNSATNTTMLQNLFAVVDLREYLPEYVAVGFSAATGTSFALHKILSWDLNSTLGDDIAKAESPVAMNPSSSAAPNQKKKASNTGLAVGLGIGGVVVFVGLCLVLVGLWKKWKKGSDEEEDDDQDFEEYMGEDFGREAGPKKYSFSELAFAADNFKDENKLGQGGFGGVYRGYLKDINSYVAIKRVSEHSHQGIKEFASEVKIISRLRHRNLVQLIGWCPESKKLLLVYEYMPNGSLDVHLFKKQNLLGWTVRYNIARGLAAALLYLHEEWEQCVVHRDIKSSNIMLDSEFNAKLGDFGLARLVDHAKGAQTTALAGTPGYMAPECNTTFRATKESDVYSFGVVALEIACGRKPITYKAPESEINIVEWVWGLYGSGRILEAADERLDGDFVKEQMKCLMVVGLWCAHPYHNNRPSIRQAIQVLNFEAPLPTLPAKLPVPTYLDG encoded by the coding sequence ATGGCGGTTTCATCCATTTTGTTCCTCTACGTAGTCATCTTCCCTTATTATGCATCATCCTTAACCTTCAACTTTACCAGTTTTGATTCCAACAACAATAACACCCTAAGATATGAAGCATGGGCAGAAGCAGAGGAAGAAACTATCCAGCTGATAGGAAAAGCGCACTTGAATAACAGCATTGGTCGTGCAGTGTACTACAAACCCATGCACCTGTGGGACAAAGCTTCAAGGAACCTCACACACTTCACAACCCATTTCTCATTCATCATTGATTCCCAGAATAGAACTAACTATGCAGATGGACTTGCATTCTTCCTCCGCCCCAACGGTTCCACTGTCCCCAGTGCCACGGCCGGAAGAACTCTGGGCCTCACTGTTGACAACCAAGACACATTCAACATAACTGCAGACCCCTTTGTGGCCGTGGAATTCGATATCTTTAAGAATTATTTCGATCCGCCCAATGAACATGTGGGTATTGATGTTAACTCCTTGAGGTCTGTTGCTAATACCACATGGTTTTCTAAGGCTAACATTAGGGGAGGGAAAGTCAATGAGGCTTGGATCAGTTACAATGCTACTTCCATGAATCTTAGTGTTGTCTTCACTGGTTTCAACTCAGCCACCAACACTACCATGCTGCAGAATCTGTTTGCTGTGGTTGACTTGAGAGAATATCTTCCTGAATATGTTGCAGTTGGATTCTCAGCTGCCACAGGAACTTCTTTTGCTTTGCACAAAATTCTCTCTTGGGATTTAAACTCAACTTTGGGAGACGACATAGCGAAAGCAGAATCCCCTGTTGCAATGAATCCATCTTCCAGTGCAGCTCCCAATCAGAAGAAAAAGGCCAGCAACACAGGACTAGCAGTGGGATTGGGAATTGGTGGAGTTGTTGTGTTTGTTGGGttgtgtttggttttggttggattGTGGAAAAAGTGGAAGAAAGGAAGTGATGAAGAGGAAGACGATGATCAAGATTTTGAGGAGTATATGGGGGAGGATTTCGGAAGAGAAGCAGGACCCAAAAAGTATTCATTTTCTGAATTAGCGTTTGCAGCTGATAACTTCAAAGATGAGAATAAGCTTGGTCAAGGTGGATTTGGAGGTGTTTATAGAGGGTATCTCAAAGATATCAACTCCTACGTTGCCATCAAGAGGGTTTCAGAACATTCTCATCAAGGAATAAAGGAATTCGCATCGGAAGTAAAGATCATTAGCCGGCTTAGGCACCGAAATCTTGTCCAACTGATTGGTTGGTGTCCGGAAAGCAAGAAGCTCTTGCTTGTATATGAGTACATGCCTAATGGAAGTTTAGATGTTCATCTTTTCAAGAAGCAGAATCTGCTGGGTTGGACAGTTAGATACAACATAGCTCGAGGCTTGGCGGCCGCACTGCTATACTTGCACGAAGAATGGGAACAATGTGTTGTGCATAGGGACATCAAATCAAGCAACATCATGCTGGATTCAGAGTTCAATGCCAAACTTGGGGATTTTGGGCTAGCAAGGCTTGTTGACCATGCAAAAGGCGCGCAAACCACGGCTCTAGCCGGTACTCCGGGCTACATGGCTCCAGAATGCAATACTACATTCAGGGCTACTAAAGAATCAGATGTCTACAGTTTTGGAGTGGTGGCATTGGAGATAGCGTGTGGAAGGAAACCCATCACATATAAGGCTCCGGAAAGTGAAATCAATATTGTAGAATGGGTGTGGGGTCTTTATGGAAGTGGAAGGATTCTTGAAGCAGCAGATGAAAGGCTAGATGGAGATTTTGTAAAGGAACAAATGAAATGCTTGATGGTTGTTGGGCTGTGGTGTGCTCACCCATATCACAACAATAGGCCTTCAATAAGACAAGCCATTCAAGTTCTCAACTTTGAAGCTCCCTTACCCACTCTTCCAGCGAAGTTGCCAGTACCAACCTATCTTGATGGGTGA
- the LOC112733389 gene encoding LOW QUALITY PROTEIN: L-type lectin-domain containing receptor kinase IX.1 (The sequence of the model RefSeq protein was modified relative to this genomic sequence to represent the inferred CDS: deleted 2 bases in 1 codon) has protein sequence MHSLAHCSFLRGFLHSLASTDTIERVSLAMAASHQHYCDNKSYLLSCFTLFFLAVASSAAPIAFNYKTFRNMGNTLNLTGGDASLDINNGALNLTYYGTDSLGRVKYHKLLHLWDKKTSKATDFTTHFTFSINTPNKTYNSDGITFYLAQPNFPLPTPRFGGGIGLLSRAQMLTPNYTSKDHFVAVEFDTFGNVEWDPILGYDHVGVDINSMATPYTREWFTSQDERKYDVDITYNATSNVLAVFFTGYKDNITRIKQQLSADVDLREKPPEWVEFGFSSATGMYYEYHTLFSWSFNSTMNLDLDLEAHSRDNNERATHKDNKGNQTKTGTIIGVTIGACALIGVFGLAFLMGWKLRRKRGVENVINLAMDRDFERSTGPRRFSYAELSRATYNFANEHKIGKGGFGEVYRGFLRDLNMHVAIKRISQGSQQGVREYASEVKIISQLRHRNLVQLVGWCHEQNELLLVYEFEENGSLDSYLFKGGGLLKWEVRYNIARGLASALFYLHEEWEQCVLHRDIKPSNVMLDSNFNAKLGDFGLARLMDHEASSKTTNLAGTFGYLSPEAATRGKTSKESDVYSYGIVALEIACGRRVVEQNVNEEQIYLVDWVWELYGKGDILKAADPGLELGAFEEEEMKRLMTVGLWCTHSDYLKRPSMRQTLQVLYFEVPLPNLPSQGTDAPNSVRSLLPENNSQTQPSTSSSSSTFTVGSTHSNNKASSQPLRTF, from the exons atgcATTCCCTTGCCCATTGCAGCTTTCTTAGAGGGTTCTTGCATTCACTAGCTTCAACC GATACAATTGAACGAGTCTCCTTAGCCATGGCAGCATCTCATCAACACTACTGTGATAACAAAAGttatcttctttcttgtttcaccTTATTCTTTCTAGCTGTAGCATCAAGTGCAGCTCCAATAGCATTCAACTACAAGACATTTAGAAACATGGGAAACACCTTAAATCTTACAGGAGGAGATGCCTCTCTGGACATTAATAATGGAGCACTCAACCTTACTTATTATGGGACTGATAGCCTTGGCAGAGTCAAATATCACAAACTGCTGCATCTTTGGGACAAGAAAACAAGCAAGGCCACAGATTTCACCACACACTTCACCTTCTCCATCAATACACCAAACAAAACCTACAATTCGGATGGCATCACTTTCTATCTTGCTCAGCCCAACTTTCCTCTTCCAACTCCAAGATTTGGCGGCGGCATTGGTCTCCTGTCACGTGCTCAGATGCTTACTCCAAACTACACAAGCAAAGATCATTTTGTGGCAGTAGAATTTGACACCTTTGGCAATGTCGAATGGGATCCCATTCTTGGATATGATCATGTAGGTGTTGATATTAATAGTATGGCCACTCCTTACACTCGAGAATGGTTCACTAGCCAGGATGAGAGAAAATATGATGTTGATATCACTTATAATGCTACTTCAAATGTTCTGGCTGTGTTTTTCACTGGATACAAAGATAACATCACAAGGATTAAGCAGCAATTATCCGCTGATGTGGATCTGAGAGAGAAACCACCAGAATGGGTTGAATTTGGCTTCTCTTCCGCAACCGGTATGTATTATGAGTATCATACTCTTTTCTCGTGGTCCTTCAACTCTACTATGAACTTGGACTTGGACTTGGAAGCACACAGCAGGGACAATAATGAAAGAGCAACACACAAGGACAACAAGGGTAATCAAACAAAAACCGGAACAATCATAGGGGTTACTATTGGTGCATGTGCTTTAATTGGTGTTTTTGGGCTAGCTTTTCTTATGGGATGGAAGCTGAGGAGGAAAAGAGGAGTGGAGAATGTAATTAACCTTGCAATGGACAGAGATTTTGAGAGAAGCACTGGACCAAGGAGGTTTTCCTATGCAGAACTTTCTAGAGCAACTTATAACTTTGCAAATGAGCATAAAATTGGTAAGGGGGGTTTTGGGGAAGTCTACAGAGGATTTTTGAGAGACCTTAACATGCATGTTGCCATCAAGAGGATATCTCAGGGATCTCAACAAGGTGTGAGGGAGTATGCATCTGAAGTCAAGATCATTAGTCAACTGAGGCATAGGAATTTGGTTCAACTCGTTGGTTGGTGTCATGAGCAGAATGAGCTTCTACTGGTTTATGAGTTTGAGGAAAATGGAAGTTTAGATTCTTATCTGTTCAAAGGTGGGGGGTTATTAAAATGGGAAGTAAGATACAACATTGCTAGAGGCTTGGCTTCAGCTTTATTTTACTTGCATGAAGAGTGGGAGCAGTGCGTGCTTCATAGGGACATCAAACCCAGCAATGTTATGTTGGATTCCAATTTCAATGCAAAGCTTGGAGATTTTGGGTTAGCCAGATTGATGGACCATGAAGCAAGTTCGAAAACAACGAATTTAGCAGGAACATTTGGTTACTTGTCACCGGAAGCTGCAACGAGAGGGAAGACTAGTAAAGAGTCAGATGTATACAGTTATGGAATTGTTGCATTGGAGATAGCATGTGGAAGAAGGGTGGTTGAACAAAATGTGAATGAAGAGCAGATATACTTGGTGGATTGGGTTTGGGAACTGTATGGCAAAGGTGATATACTTAAAGCAGCAGATCCAGGATTAGAGTTGGGAGCATTTGAGGAAGAGGAAATGAAGAGGCTAATGACAGTTGGGCTTTGGTGTACTCACAGTGATTACCTTAAAAGGCCATCAATGAGACAAACACTTCAAGTACTCTATTTTGAAGTTCCATTGCCAAATCTCCCATCACAGGGTACTGATGCACCTAACTCTGTCAGATCTTTGCTTCCTGAGAATAATAGCCAAACACAGCCTTCAACTTCTTCAAGCAGTAGCACCTTCACTGTTGGGTCTACACACTCCAACAATAAGGCTTCTTCTCAACCTCTACGTACATTCTAA